One region of Microbacterium sufflavum genomic DNA includes:
- a CDS encoding ABC transporter substrate-binding protein, which produces MRKTRSRMWKVAASVVVAGIALSGCSGGGGGGGGAGAEGEPDSGELNFVYMGDADQQKAFNALFAEFNKQYPDIKLKAVGIPSGNWATFSTTVATRLAGGQKIDIIQVATEGQRLFASKGILADLAPYIEQDQDVVDDYWDDISPNLQKFNEEFAAGPDGETVFIPGGFNTMAMYLNKDVFEKAGVAIPEDGNWTWDEFVAAGKQIKEKTGAYLVGAGSGYFVDVMPWLTTNGGSTFNADWSEPTYNSPEAVESAEFARSLVEMGLAPKPGGQFDGNTAFKQGKLAILSGGRWPVLGVRELDMVDKTVVVNWPTKTGNGSPVGWDAWNIAKNSDNKQAAWTFIKFLMSEEAGSYFAEIGGTIVPARESVANSPAFTDNAPEGTIRLSEAMDFATPIPSIDQGAEAQKVIEEAWGTIIAGQGEAQKTLDAAQAELEQLVGE; this is translated from the coding sequence ATGCGCAAGACACGCAGTCGCATGTGGAAGGTCGCAGCATCCGTGGTGGTGGCGGGCATCGCCCTCAGCGGATGCTCCGGGGGCGGCGGCGGGGGCGGAGGCGCCGGAGCCGAGGGGGAGCCCGACAGCGGCGAGCTCAACTTCGTCTACATGGGAGACGCCGACCAGCAGAAGGCGTTCAACGCGCTGTTCGCCGAGTTCAACAAGCAGTACCCCGACATCAAGCTCAAGGCCGTCGGCATCCCCAGCGGCAACTGGGCCACGTTCTCCACCACGGTCGCGACGCGTCTCGCCGGCGGACAGAAGATCGACATCATCCAGGTCGCCACCGAGGGGCAGCGGCTGTTCGCCTCGAAGGGCATCCTGGCCGACCTCGCGCCCTACATCGAGCAGGACCAAGACGTCGTCGACGACTACTGGGACGACATCAGCCCCAACCTGCAGAAGTTCAACGAGGAGTTCGCGGCGGGCCCCGACGGCGAGACCGTGTTCATCCCCGGCGGGTTCAACACCATGGCCATGTACCTCAACAAGGACGTGTTCGAGAAGGCCGGAGTCGCCATCCCCGAAGACGGCAACTGGACGTGGGACGAGTTCGTCGCGGCCGGGAAGCAGATCAAGGAGAAGACCGGCGCCTACCTCGTCGGCGCGGGCTCCGGCTACTTCGTCGACGTGATGCCGTGGCTCACCACCAACGGCGGCAGCACGTTCAACGCCGACTGGAGCGAGCCCACCTACAACTCCCCGGAGGCGGTCGAGTCGGCCGAGTTCGCCCGCAGCCTCGTCGAGATGGGCCTGGCACCGAAGCCCGGCGGCCAGTTCGACGGCAACACCGCGTTCAAGCAGGGCAAGCTCGCGATCCTCAGCGGCGGACGCTGGCCCGTGCTCGGTGTGCGCGAGCTCGACATGGTCGACAAGACCGTGGTCGTGAACTGGCCCACCAAGACCGGCAACGGCTCGCCGGTCGGCTGGGACGCCTGGAACATCGCCAAGAACAGCGACAACAAGCAGGCCGCGTGGACCTTCATCAAGTTCCTCATGTCGGAGGAGGCCGGCAGCTACTTCGCCGAGATCGGCGGCACCATCGTGCCGGCGCGGGAGTCGGTCGCGAACTCGCCCGCCTTCACCGACAACGCCCCCGAGGGCACCATCCGGCTGAGCGAGGCGATGGACTTCGCCACCCCGATCCC
- a CDS encoding DUF4185 domain-containing protein codes for MSATRARRSTTLLAAAALAVTVTACAGGGAPVELDSDPDKPFVLTGISGLTEVAQLTGPAGINDTEAVGVAGTDLGSMTTVGDRTWFFFGDTFGERAPGTTGGQGGQWRSNVAAWTTDDDPTDGIFFDGWVADGIGLAAPLIEGDHDPNDGSGEVTKIPTAGFAIGDTIYVSYMSVSYWGDPGAWDANRSALVVSRDDGQTWAPVEGIEWPGDSGFVQFATAPVTADGEDWIYLWAIPSGRFGEVRLMRVPATEEAVEDQGSYSYFAGLDGDEPVWSDDLDDAQVVVEGTIGELSVMWSTYLERWIMTYSDAGNAYIREGITPWGPWGEPIELVPGDDYPGLYGPYLDPRYVSDDGRRIYFTLSLWDPYNVFWFAADLDRADG; via the coding sequence ATGTCTGCCACCCGTGCCCGTCGCTCGACCACCCTGCTCGCCGCTGCCGCCCTGGCCGTCACGGTCACCGCATGCGCCGGGGGAGGGGCGCCCGTGGAACTCGATTCCGACCCCGACAAGCCGTTCGTGCTGACCGGGATCTCCGGGCTCACTGAGGTCGCGCAGCTGACGGGACCGGCGGGCATCAACGACACCGAGGCGGTCGGCGTGGCCGGCACCGATCTCGGCTCGATGACCACCGTGGGCGACCGCACCTGGTTCTTCTTCGGTGACACGTTCGGCGAGCGCGCACCGGGCACGACCGGCGGTCAGGGCGGGCAGTGGCGCTCCAACGTGGCCGCCTGGACGACCGACGACGACCCGACCGACGGCATCTTCTTCGACGGCTGGGTGGCCGACGGGATCGGGCTCGCGGCCCCGCTGATCGAGGGCGACCACGACCCCAACGACGGCTCCGGCGAGGTCACCAAGATCCCCACCGCGGGCTTCGCGATCGGCGACACGATCTACGTCTCCTACATGTCGGTGAGCTACTGGGGTGACCCCGGCGCGTGGGATGCGAACCGCTCCGCCCTCGTCGTCTCGCGGGATGACGGGCAGACCTGGGCTCCCGTCGAGGGCATCGAGTGGCCAGGGGACTCCGGCTTCGTGCAGTTCGCGACGGCCCCTGTCACCGCCGACGGCGAGGACTGGATCTACCTGTGGGCGATCCCCTCCGGGCGGTTCGGGGAGGTGCGGCTGATGCGGGTGCCGGCCACCGAGGAGGCTGTGGAGGACCAGGGCTCCTACTCCTACTTCGCGGGCCTCGACGGCGACGAACCGGTGTGGTCGGACGACCTGGACGACGCGCAGGTCGTGGTCGAGGGCACGATCGGCGAGCTGTCGGTGATGTGGTCGACGTACCTGGAGCGCTGGATCATGACCTACTCCGACGCCGGCAACGCCTACATCCGCGAGGGCATCACCCCGTGGGGCCCCTGGGGCGAGCCGATCGAGCTCGTGCCCGGCGACGACTACCCGGGGCTCTACGGCCCCTACCTCGACCCGCGGTACGTCTCGGACGACGGTCGGCGCATCTACTTCACGCTCTCGCTCTGGGATCCGTACAACGTGTTCTGGTTCGCCGCCGACCTCGACCGTGCCGACGGATGA